A region of Dermabacter vaginalis DNA encodes the following proteins:
- the rpsL gene encoding 30S ribosomal protein S12, translating into MPTIQQLVRKGRQDKPVASSTPALKGSPQRRGVCTRVYTTTPKKPNSALRKIARVRLSSGVEVTAYIPGEGHNLQEHSIVLVRGGRVKDLPGVRYKIVRGSLDTQAVKGRQQARSRYGAKKEKK; encoded by the coding sequence GTGCCTACTATTCAGCAGTTGGTGCGCAAGGGTCGTCAGGATAAGCCTGTCGCCTCGAGCACGCCCGCGCTCAAGGGTTCGCCCCAGCGCCGCGGCGTGTGCACCCGTGTGTACACCACCACTCCCAAGAAGCCGAACTCGGCGCTCCGTAAGATCGCGCGTGTTCGTCTCTCCTCCGGTGTCGAAGTGACGGCCTACATCCCCGGTGAAGGCCACAACCTCCAGGAGCACTCGATCGTCCTCGTTCGCGGCGGCCGTGTGAAGGACCTCCCGGGCGTGCGCTACAAGATCGTCCGTGGTTCGCTCGATACCCAGGCCGTGAAGGGTCGCCAGCAGGCACGCTCGCGGTACGGCGCGAAGAAGGAGAAGAAGTAA
- the rpsG gene encoding 30S ribosomal protein S7 yields the protein MPRKGAAPKRQLVVDPVYGSPIVTQLINKVLLDGKKTVAERIVYGALEGCREKNGQDPVATLKKALDNIRPSLEVRSRRVGGATYQVPVEVRAGRSTTLALRWLVGYSRARREHTMTERLMNEILDASNGLGAAVKRREDTHKMAESNKAFAHYRW from the coding sequence ATGCCACGTAAAGGTGCAGCTCCCAAGCGTCAGCTCGTGGTCGACCCGGTTTACGGTTCGCCCATTGTTACTCAGCTCATCAACAAGGTTCTCCTCGACGGCAAGAAGACCGTCGCTGAGCGTATCGTCTACGGTGCCCTCGAGGGCTGCCGTGAGAAGAACGGCCAGGACCCTGTAGCGACCCTCAAGAAGGCTCTGGATAACATCCGTCCGTCGCTCGAGGTTCGCTCCCGCCGAGTCGGCGGCGCCACCTACCAGGTGCCCGTCGAGGTTCGTGCCGGTCGTTCGACGACCCTCGCGCTGCGCTGGCTCGTTGGCTACTCGCGTGCTCGCCGTGAGCACACGATGACCGAGCGCCTGATGAACGAGATCCTCGACGCTTCGAACGGCCTTGGTGCCGCTGTGAAGCGTCGCGAAGACACCCACAAGATGGCGGAGTCCAACAAGGCCTTCGCTCACTACCGCTGGTAA
- the fusA gene encoding elongation factor G, producing the protein MALAVLKDLSKVRNIGIMAHIDAGKTTTTERILYYTGVNYKIGETHDGAGTMDWMEQEKERGITITSAATTCYWHDNQINIIDTPGHVDFTVEVERSLRVLDGAVAVFDGKEGVEPQSETVWRQADKYNVPRICFVNKMDKMGADFFFTVDTIVDRLKAKPLVMQVPIGAESEFRGVIDLLEMKAYEWPEEFEEDAPEFNKKKGDAALGQYQKEVPIPEDLQAKAEEYREKLVEDVAEASEELMEKYLEEGDLSLEDLKKGIRELTISSQAYPVFCGSAFKNKGVQPMLNAVIDFLPSPLDVPPMVGHDVKDEEKELTRKPSADEPFSALAFKVAAHPFFGSLTYVRVYSGHVETGSQVLNANTGKKERVGKLFQMHSNQENPVDEAFAGHIYAFIGLKDTTTGDTLCDAQHPIALESMTFPEPVISMAIEPKTKGDQEKLGIAIQRLAKEDPTFQVQLDEETGQTVIKGMGELQLDVLVDRMRREFKVEANVGSPQVAYRESIKKTVEKFDYTHKKQTGGSGQFGKVQITFEPLTDAEEGVFYEFENLVTGGRIPREYIPSVDAGIQDALQSGVLAGYPVVNVKASLIDGAYHDVDSSEMAFKIAGSMATREALKKAQPILLEPIMSVEVRTPEEYMGDVIGDLNKRRGQVSSMEDASGVKIIRALVPLSEMFGYIGDLRSFTQGRAMYTMQFDSYAEVPRNISEEIIAKTRGE; encoded by the coding sequence GTGGCACTTGCAGTGCTTAAGGACCTCAGCAAGGTCCGCAACATCGGCATCATGGCTCACATCGATGCTGGTAAGACCACCACCACCGAGCGCATCCTGTACTACACCGGCGTCAACTACAAGATTGGCGAAACCCACGATGGTGCCGGCACCATGGACTGGATGGAGCAGGAAAAGGAACGCGGCATCACCATTACGTCCGCGGCAACGACCTGCTACTGGCACGACAACCAGATCAACATCATCGACACGCCCGGCCACGTCGACTTCACCGTTGAGGTGGAGCGCTCGCTGCGCGTTCTCGACGGTGCTGTTGCCGTGTTCGACGGCAAGGAAGGTGTCGAGCCGCAGTCGGAGACCGTGTGGCGCCAGGCTGACAAGTACAACGTGCCGCGCATTTGCTTCGTCAACAAGATGGACAAGATGGGTGCAGACTTCTTCTTCACCGTCGACACCATCGTTGACCGCCTCAAGGCAAAGCCGCTCGTCATGCAGGTGCCGATCGGCGCTGAGTCCGAGTTCCGTGGCGTGATCGACCTCCTCGAGATGAAGGCCTACGAATGGCCCGAAGAGTTCGAAGAGGACGCCCCCGAGTTCAACAAGAAGAAGGGCGATGCCGCCCTCGGCCAGTACCAGAAGGAAGTTCCGATTCCGGAAGACCTTCAGGCGAAAGCTGAGGAATACCGCGAGAAGCTCGTCGAAGACGTCGCCGAAGCAAGCGAAGAGCTTATGGAGAAGTACCTCGAAGAGGGCGACCTCTCGCTCGAGGACCTCAAGAAGGGCATTCGCGAGCTCACGATTTCCTCGCAGGCCTACCCCGTCTTCTGTGGCTCGGCGTTCAAGAACAAGGGCGTGCAGCCCATGCTCAACGCCGTGATCGACTTCCTCCCGTCGCCGCTCGACGTGCCGCCGATGGTTGGCCACGACGTGAAGGACGAGGAAAAGGAGCTCACGCGTAAGCCGTCGGCCGATGAGCCTTTCTCGGCTCTCGCGTTCAAGGTCGCTGCGCACCCGTTCTTCGGTTCGCTGACCTACGTGCGCGTCTACTCCGGTCACGTGGAGACGGGCTCCCAGGTGCTCAACGCCAATACGGGCAAGAAGGAGCGCGTCGGCAAGCTCTTCCAGATGCACTCGAACCAGGAGAACCCGGTCGACGAGGCATTCGCGGGCCACATCTACGCGTTCATCGGTCTGAAGGACACGACCACCGGCGACACGCTGTGCGACGCGCAGCACCCGATCGCGCTTGAGTCGATGACCTTCCCGGAGCCCGTGATCTCGATGGCCATCGAGCCGAAGACGAAGGGCGACCAGGAGAAGCTCGGTATCGCGATTCAGCGTCTCGCCAAGGAAGACCCGACCTTCCAGGTTCAACTCGACGAGGAAACCGGCCAGACGGTCATCAAGGGCATGGGCGAGCTTCAGCTCGACGTGCTCGTGGACCGCATGCGCCGCGAGTTCAAGGTCGAAGCGAACGTGGGCTCGCCGCAGGTGGCCTACCGCGAGTCGATTAAGAAGACCGTTGAGAAGTTCGATTACACGCACAAGAAGCAGACCGGTGGTTCCGGTCAGTTCGGTAAGGTTCAGATCACCTTCGAGCCTCTTACCGACGCTGAAGAAGGCGTGTTCTACGAGTTCGAAAACCTCGTCACCGGTGGTCGCATCCCGCGTGAATACATCCCGAGCGTTGACGCGGGTATTCAGGATGCGCTCCAGTCCGGCGTTCTCGCCGGCTACCCGGTGGTGAACGTCAAGGCATCGCTTATTGACGGTGCTTACCACGACGTGGACTCCTCGGAAATGGCGTTCAAGATTGCCGGTTCGATGGCGACGCGCGAGGCCCTCAAGAAGGCCCAGCCGATTCTCCTCGAGCCGATCATGAGCGTCGAGGTTCGTACTCCCGAGGAGTACATGGGAGATGTCATCGGCGACCTGAACAAGCGACGCGGTCAGGTTTCGTCGATGGAGGACGCGAGCGGGGTCAAGATTATCCGTGCTCTCGTCCCGCTGTCCGAAATGTTCGGCTACATTGGCGACCTGCGTTCCTTCACGCAGGGCCGCGCGATGTACACGATGCAGTTCGACAGCTACGCGGAGGTCCCGAGGAACATCTCGGAAGAGATCATCGCGAAGACGCGGGGCGAGTAA
- the tuf gene encoding elongation factor Tu has translation MAKAKFERTKPHVNIGTIGHVDHGKTTLTAAISKVLYDQYPDLNEKRNFDQIDNAPEEKQRGITINISHIEYQTEKRHYAHVDAPGHADYIKNMITGAAQMDGAILVVAATDGPMAQTREHVLLARQVGVPYLLVALNKCDMVDDEEILELVEMEVRELLASQEFDEDAPVVRVSAFKALEGDEQWVKSVQDLMAAVDESIPDPVRDMDKPFLMPIEDVFTITGRGTVVTGKVERGKLAINSEIEIVGIREAQKTTVTGIEMFHKQMDEAWAGENCGLLLRGTKREDVERGQVVVKPGSITPHTDFEGQVYILSKDEGGRHNPFYSNYRPQFYFRTTDVTGVITLPEGTEMVMPGDSTEMTVELIQPIAMEEGLGFAIREGGRTVGSGRVTKIIK, from the coding sequence ATGGCTAAGGCCAAGTTCGAGCGTACGAAGCCGCACGTCAACATCGGCACCATCGGTCACGTTGACCACGGCAAGACCACGCTGACCGCTGCTATCTCGAAGGTTCTGTACGATCAGTACCCCGACCTCAACGAGAAGCGCAACTTCGATCAGATCGACAACGCCCCTGAGGAAAAGCAGCGCGGCATTACGATCAACATCTCCCACATCGAGTACCAGACCGAAAAGCGTCACTACGCACACGTTGACGCTCCCGGCCACGCCGACTACATCAAGAACATGATTACCGGCGCTGCTCAGATGGACGGCGCAATCCTCGTGGTTGCCGCCACCGACGGCCCCATGGCGCAGACCCGCGAGCACGTTCTTCTTGCTCGCCAGGTTGGCGTTCCCTACCTCCTCGTTGCGCTCAACAAGTGCGACATGGTCGACGATGAGGAAATCCTCGAGCTCGTCGAGATGGAGGTCCGTGAGCTTCTCGCTTCGCAGGAGTTCGATGAGGACGCTCCCGTCGTTCGCGTTTCGGCGTTCAAGGCGCTCGAGGGCGACGAGCAGTGGGTCAAGTCGGTTCAGGACCTCATGGCTGCCGTCGACGAGTCGATCCCGGATCCGGTTCGCGACATGGACAAGCCGTTCCTCATGCCGATCGAGGACGTCTTCACCATCACCGGTCGTGGCACCGTTGTGACCGGTAAGGTCGAGCGTGGCAAGCTTGCCATCAACTCGGAAATCGAGATCGTGGGTATCCGCGAGGCTCAGAAGACCACCGTCACCGGTATCGAGATGTTCCACAAGCAGATGGATGAGGCTTGGGCAGGCGAGAACTGTGGCCTCCTCCTCCGTGGCACCAAGCGTGAAGACGTGGAGCGCGGCCAGGTTGTCGTGAAGCCGGGTTCGATCACCCCGCACACCGACTTCGAGGGCCAGGTCTACATCCTCTCGAAGGACGAGGGTGGCCGCCACAACCCGTTCTACTCGAACTACCGCCCGCAGTTCTACTTCCGTACCACCGACGTGACCGGCGTTATCACCCTCCCCGAGGGCACCGAGATGGTCATGCCTGGCGACTCGACCGAGATGACCGTTGAGCTCATCCAGCCGATCGCTATGGAAGAGGGCCTCGGCTTCGCTATCCGTGAGGGTGGCCGCACCGTTGGCTCGGGCCGCGTTACCAAGATCATCAAGTGA
- a CDS encoding general stress protein, translating into MSQQPNNPLQSRAFSLEFPQSLGTYHEYSDVQRLVDTLADAGFPVHNTLIVGTDLRLIERVTGRKTWTRVILGGALSGMWMGLFVGLLFSMLSEQWLSTILSSIVLGAVFFTVWAVIGHAMSGGERDFTSMTATVPMQYELLVEHRNVMDARRILSEAGVRLGEGAFGGVGPAAPSSGRPAQRPSAQNGGTPTFGQPGSTPADGNTDADNTGAATSDGSQLAKRPTYGLPSDSAEKTERD; encoded by the coding sequence ATGAGTCAACAGCCAAACAACCCGCTCCAGTCACGAGCATTCTCCCTCGAATTTCCGCAATCGCTCGGAACTTACCACGAGTACTCCGACGTCCAACGTTTAGTCGACACTCTTGCCGACGCCGGGTTCCCCGTCCACAACACCCTCATCGTAGGAACCGACCTACGTCTCATCGAGCGCGTGACCGGACGCAAAACGTGGACCCGCGTCATTCTCGGCGGGGCACTGAGCGGCATGTGGATGGGCCTATTCGTGGGCCTCCTCTTCAGCATGCTCTCCGAGCAGTGGCTCTCAACTATCCTCAGTTCAATTGTGCTCGGCGCGGTGTTCTTCACCGTGTGGGCAGTGATCGGCCATGCCATGAGTGGCGGTGAGCGCGACTTCACCTCAATGACCGCCACAGTTCCGATGCAATACGAGCTGCTCGTCGAGCACCGCAACGTCATGGACGCCCGCCGCATTCTCTCCGAGGCCGGGGTACGCCTCGGCGAGGGGGCTTTTGGCGGCGTAGGCCCGGCTGCCCCTTCCTCCGGTCGACCAGCACAAAGACCTAGCGCACAAAACGGAGGAACCCCGACTTTCGGCCAACCAGGCTCGACGCCCGCCGACGGCAACACCGATGCGGACAACACCGGTGCCGCCACGAGTGACGGCAGCCAGCTGGCGAAGCGCCCAACGTACGGTCTACCGTCGGACTCTGCTGAAAAGACCGAACGAGACTAA
- the rpsJ gene encoding 30S ribosomal protein S10: protein MAGQKIRIRLKSYDHEVIDSSARKIVDTVTRAGATVVGPVPLPTEKNVFVVIKSPHKYKDSREQFEMRTHKRLIDIVDPTPKAVDSLMRLDLPADVNIEIKL, encoded by the coding sequence ATGGCGGGACAGAAGATCCGCATCCGGCTCAAGTCGTATGACCACGAGGTGATTGACAGCTCGGCGCGCAAAATCGTCGACACTGTCACCCGCGCTGGTGCAACGGTCGTGGGCCCGGTGCCGCTGCCGACTGAGAAGAACGTTTTCGTTGTGATCAAGTCGCCGCACAAGTACAAGGATTCCCGTGAGCAGTTCGAGATGCGCACCCACAAGCGCCTCATCGACATCGTCGATCCCACGCCCAAGGCTGTGGATTCGCTGATGCGCCTCGACCTGCCTGCGGACGTCAACATCGAGATCAAGCTCTGA
- the rplC gene encoding 50S ribosomal protein L3, with product MSNELTGQRDRVINGVLGTKLGMTQVWDEDGKIVPVTVVQAGPCVVTQVRSQDVDGYDAVQIAYGAIDPRKVTKPLKGHFEKAGVTPRRHLVELRTNDAAEYELGQEIDASIFEAGQKVDVVGTTKGKGNAGVMKRHGFAGVSSSHGQHRNHRKPGSIGGASTPARVFKGMRMAGRMGGNRNSVQNLTVQAVDAEKNLVLIKGAVPGPKGGIVLVRSAVKGPKKGA from the coding sequence ATGAGTAACGAACTGACAGGGCAGCGCGATCGCGTCATCAATGGCGTGCTCGGCACCAAGCTTGGCATGACCCAGGTGTGGGATGAAGACGGCAAGATCGTCCCCGTGACCGTGGTTCAGGCCGGCCCGTGTGTTGTCACGCAGGTCCGCTCACAGGACGTTGATGGCTACGACGCTGTCCAGATCGCGTATGGCGCGATTGATCCCCGTAAGGTGACGAAGCCCCTCAAGGGTCACTTCGAGAAGGCCGGCGTGACGCCGCGCCGTCACCTCGTTGAGCTCCGCACGAATGATGCGGCGGAGTACGAGCTCGGCCAGGAGATCGACGCTTCGATCTTCGAGGCCGGCCAGAAGGTCGACGTCGTTGGCACGACCAAGGGTAAGGGCAACGCGGGCGTCATGAAGCGCCACGGGTTCGCCGGTGTGAGTTCCTCGCATGGTCAGCACCGCAACCACCGCAAGCCCGGCTCGATCGGTGGCGCCTCGACCCCCGCACGCGTGTTCAAGGGCATGCGCATGGCGGGCCGCATGGGCGGTAACCGCAACAGCGTCCAGAACCTCACCGTTCAGGCGGTGGACGCCGAGAAGAACCTCGTGCTCATCAAGGGTGCCGTTCCCGGCCCCAAGGGTGGCATCGTTCTGGTTCGCTCGGCCGTCAAGGGTCCGAAGAAGGGAGCCTGA
- the rplD gene encoding 50S ribosomal protein L4 yields the protein MANNLTVDVLDPAGKKTGTAELPAHIFDVQTNVALIHQVVTAQLNAARQGTHKAKTRGEVRGGGRKPWKQKGTGRARQGSIRAPQWTGGGVVHGPVPRDYTQRVPKKMKAAALRGALSDRARFGRVHVFTALLEGDKPSTKLVAKTIATVSDSSNFLLVVRRNDEVGALSSRNLSNAHVLFADQLNTYDVMASDHVVFTEGALEDFVAGATLAAVKAPSQSTTEAAPVAAKAEEKTAPEAVEAPYGEGSALPLDGGKAPEGFTIKGNSNSMKYHTEESPWYGRTKAEVWFATPEAAEAAGFVNAVRPADEEEAK from the coding sequence ATGGCTAACAACCTGACGGTCGATGTTCTCGACCCCGCAGGCAAGAAGACTGGCACCGCCGAGCTTCCCGCTCACATCTTCGATGTCCAGACCAACGTGGCGCTTATCCACCAGGTCGTGACGGCTCAGCTCAACGCTGCACGCCAGGGCACGCACAAGGCCAAGACCCGCGGCGAGGTCCGCGGTGGTGGCCGTAAGCCGTGGAAGCAGAAGGGTACCGGTCGCGCTCGCCAGGGCTCGATCCGCGCACCTCAGTGGACCGGCGGTGGCGTTGTGCACGGTCCGGTTCCGCGTGACTACACGCAGCGTGTGCCGAAGAAGATGAAGGCTGCTGCCCTCCGCGGCGCCCTCTCGGATCGCGCCCGCTTCGGTCGCGTCCACGTTTTCACCGCGCTTCTCGAGGGCGACAAGCCTTCGACGAAGCTCGTGGCGAAGACCATCGCTACCGTCTCGGACAGCTCGAACTTCCTCCTGGTCGTTCGCCGCAACGACGAGGTCGGCGCGCTCAGCTCGCGCAACCTCTCGAACGCTCACGTGCTGTTCGCCGATCAGCTCAACACCTACGACGTGATGGCTTCTGACCATGTCGTCTTCACCGAAGGTGCACTCGAGGACTTCGTGGCTGGTGCAACTCTCGCCGCCGTGAAGGCTCCTTCGCAGTCCACCACCGAAGCCGCCCCCGTGGCCGCCAAGGCTGAGGAGAAGACCGCGCCCGAGGCTGTTGAAGCTCCCTACGGCGAAGGCAGCGCCCTTCCGCTCGACGGTGGCAAGGCCCCCGAAGGTTTCACCATCAAGGGCAACAGCAACTCCATGAAGTACCACACCGAAGAATCGCCGTGGTACGGCCGCACCAAGGCTGAGGTCTGGTTCGCGACGCCGGAGGCAGCGGAAGCTGCCGGCTTTGTGAACGCCGTTCGCCCGGCCGATGAGGAGGAAGCCAAGTGA
- the rplW gene encoding 50S ribosomal protein L23 — translation MTSIHKNPRDILFAPVLTEKSYGQMDEGKYVFVVDRRANKTEIKLAVEEIFDVKVASVNTINRQGKTRRTRFGIGKRNDTKRAIVTLKDGSIDIFGGATA, via the coding sequence GTGACCTCGATCCACAAGAACCCGCGCGACATCCTTTTCGCGCCGGTCCTCACCGAGAAGTCCTACGGCCAGATGGACGAAGGCAAGTACGTCTTCGTCGTCGATCGCCGCGCTAACAAGACCGAAATCAAGCTCGCCGTCGAGGAAATCTTCGACGTCAAGGTTGCTTCGGTGAACACCATCAACCGTCAGGGCAAGACGCGTCGCACGCGTTTCGGCATTGGCAAGCGCAACGACACCAAGCGCGCCATTGTCACCCTCAAGGACGGATCCATCGACATCTTCGGAGGCGCGACCGCCTGA